The Methanosarcina barkeri MS DNA window ATATTCATAATTCCCAAAACCCCACTCCATAAGAATACCTATTGAGTTGTCAATTTTTAACTTAGAAGTTCCTATTTTCGAATATTGTTTGTCTATTTTCACTTTTAATTCTTATTTCTTTTCGTTTTTAAATTTTTATTTGTCAATTTTCATTTTTCGTTACAATTTTCCAGAATATAATTCAATTCATATTTGTCAATTTAGAATTTTAATTTATACATATCGATTTTTATATTCAGCTTATCAAGTTCATTATTGGTTTTAGCTCTAATTTGTTAGATTTTAGTACTGCAAGTCCATATATCCTCAATAAATCATGGATAAACACAAATAAACACAGATAAACAGATGGTTTCAATTCGCGTGGTTTCAATTCGTGTTTATCCATGTCCATCCATGGTTTTTTATGAGAAACTCATTACAGTGTTGATTTCAAAGTCCAGTTTTATTTTTTATAATTTGGAATCGATGCACTAGAACTCGTTATAATATCGTTGCATATTGTTGTTCTAGGAGATTAAACATTACTGCCACAAAATACATGGATCAAGAGTCTTTATGTATCTGCCATAATAAAGAGAATTATCTAAACTTAAATTGACTGCTAAACGTTTTTAAAAAAACTCATATAACCAAAAGTAAAATATGAGATTGATCTATCATAGAAAAAACCAGCCAGATCCTCTTAACTAAATCAGTTTAGGACTTATGCAGTGGAGGAGTAAAATCAAGTGCGTTAAAGACTGTGCATATAAGTTAAGTTTAAGACAGTTAGCGATCCGATACTGTTGATTTTTCAATTCAACTGCTAAGTCCTATATCCATCCAAGTTAAAAACCCCAAACCAAGAATTTAATAAAAATCCCTGATCGAAATCACTGAACAAAACCCGATTAAAATAGTAAACCATACCTGATCAGAATCCATAAACTATACCCTGATCGGAATTTCTAAACCGCAATCCTGATCAGAACTCCTAAATTAAGATCCAAAACCAGAAGCCCTGAAATTATGGATAATCGAACCGCCCGCTTTTTGAAAACTCGCTTCCAGAACTATTACAAAAATGCCAAAATAGGCCTTCCTGACCACCTGCCTAACAGAGAATGGGCTTTCATCTTCTTTGACAATATGCCTGAAAAGATGATGCACAGACACAAGGCCTTCGGCTCACCCGGAGAAGTTCTTGACTATCTTTACGGCATGGCTCCTGCACATGTTTACAATTCAACTGCGTATTACGAATATCCTGATGCGCGGAAAATGAATGAGAAGAACTGGCTAGGGGCAGAATTGATTTTCGACCTTGATGCAGACCACCTTCCAGATGCCCCGAGAAACTACGCAGATATGCTGGAGCTTGTAAAGAAGGAAACTTTCAAGCTCATGGATTTCCTTTTAGATGATTTCGGGTTTTCGGAGAAGGAAATTGAGCTGGTATTCTCCGGAGGAAGAGGGTATCATTTCCATGTCAGAAGCCCAAAAGTCCTGAAGCTTGGAAGTGCTGAAAGAAGGGAAATCGTAAATTATCTCAGCGGAAGAGACCTTGATTTCAAATATTTTTTCAAGGAAGTTCCCATGGATGGGGAATTCGGAACCGGCTCAAAGACATTTAAAGGAATGAAAAACGTGCCTATGAAATGCACACTTGTGGGACATGATTCAGGCTGGGGAAGAAGGATTGCGCTTTATCTTACGGATTATATGAAAAACGAATGCGAAAAGAGGTACAAAAAAGATATGTTTTCCGAACTTCGCAGGTATGAGAAAGTCGGGGATACTACAGTAAAAAAACTGATTAGTCTTACAAATAGTGAAAATGGTTTAAAGGATATCCTTGAGAAAGGAAGGCTTGACTTTGACGTCAGAAACTTTAAAGATATTGCTGCCTATTTTATGAGAGAGTCTGTTGAAGATTTCCTGCACAGATTTGGAGCCAGTGTTGACGAACCCGTGACTGCAGACATCAAACGTTTGATCCGGGTGCCTGGCTCATTGCATGGTGGGTCAGGTATGCTGGTAAAGAAACTTTCCTTGTCCGAGTTAGAGAAGTTCGACCCACTTACCGATGCTGTTGTCTTTGGCGAAAGGCCGGTAAAAATAACAGTTTTAAAACCTTTTTCGGTGCAGTTAAAGGGTAAGGACTTAAAAGTAGAAGAGGGCATACAGGAAGTTCCTGAGTATGCGGCAGTGTACTTAATTTGTAGAGGTGTTGCTGAGTATGGACATAGAAGAAATCAGCCAGGTCCTGTATAAGGAAGAAAAACAGACAATAAAGACAATTCCAGCTGATTTTTACCTGGAGGCTGAGAAATATGTCCGGAAACTCGAAGAAGAGATTGAAAAAATCGGCAATTCCCGTTCTCCGGAGTTCAAAATGCTTCAAGATGAGCATGAAAGAGCACTTTCGGACCTTGAAACTATCTTCATGAAAAGGATAGGAAAAGTTATAATCAGGGCAACAACCCAGTCTAATGCGAATAAACCGATTTCAAAAGACATCGAAAAATTACTTCCTGTAGAAAAGAGGCTTTATGATCTCGTACTGCAAGGAATTAAAGCCGCAAAAATCGAACTTTTAGGTCCTATTCTGTACCCTGGTTCCGAGAATACTGCAGTCTGGCCTGAAATCATGGAAAGACAATTCTCTGCCGGTTTCAAGGGGGGAACAGAAGCAAAAATGAGGACTCCTGTTATTGCAGCCAGAGGGGAAACAGGGGCAATTCCAGACAAAAACAATATAAATGAGGAATACGTTGTTGTCCGAATACTGAAGGATCTGCCTACCTTTACAGGCGCAGATGGCCGAAATTATACTGTCAGTGCCGAAGAAGTCGTTGTTTTGCCGCAGCTCAATGCCACAGGGCTGATAAAGCGCAATGCAGCTAAACTGATTGTTGGACAGGAAGACTCGGGAAAAGACTGATTTCCTGGAAAAAATTAATTTCCTGAGATTTACAGCTTGTTTTAGCTTGAGAAAAGAGGCGGCAGGCAGTTTGAAGTGTTGGAGATTCGGAGTTAAGCCATGAAGGCCGGAAAGCCTATCAGGTAATAGTATGAGTATTTATATGTGTAGCTATATTTGTGTACCTTAACCTTGTTAGCACCAAGCTTTTTAAAAAAGCTTGAGCAAAAACTAATAATAGCTTAACCTTATAGCACCAGGCTTTTTAAGAAAAAGCTTGAGCAAAAACTAGTAGTACCTTAACCTTGTAAATGCTTTTGACCTCGCCTTGATAGAAGGTTTCTAATCGTGATATCGAGACCGAAAGAGGTTTGAAAAATATCAAGTTCATCTAATCAAAGGCTTCCCAAATAAGATCTTCCCAGGATCTAAATGCCGTACGTAAACGCCATACGTATAATTTCCATATGTATTACTTTCCATATGTATTACTATAGTGTCTTTCCGCGAAAGCCGGAGAAGACAAGCTGCATACCAATAATCATTAAAAAGGTGTAGAGAATGAAAATTCCAAAGAAGTTCAGGAGTTACTGCCCTTACTGTAAAACCCATCAGGAAATGACGGTTGAAAGGGTCAGAAAGGGTCAGGCTTCATCTATGACTCGCATTGCAAGACAGAAGAATAGACAGCAGGGCATAGGAAACAGTGGGAAATTCTCCAAGGTGCCCGGTGGCGACAAGCCCACAAAACGCATCTGGCTTAGATACCGCTGCACAGTATGTAAGAAAGCCTACCAGAAACCATGTTTCAGGGCAAAGAAGTTTGAGTTCAAGGAGTAAGATAAGATGGTAGATTATACCCAGAGGCCAAAAAGCAGGTTCCTGCGCGTAAAGTGCAACGACTGCGAAAATGAACAGATTATATTCGGGAGTGCAAGCCGTAAAATCACCTGCGTAGTCTGTGGAAGAACCCTTGCCGAACCAACCGGTGGAAAATCGACAATCACTACTCATATTCTGGAAGTGCTTGAATAAGCGAACAGGTAAAAGCACTTTATAGCATTGAGTAACAGGTAATAAAAAGATAAAACTTGAGAAGTGGTGCGAATGGGAAACGATAACTGGCCCGAAGTCGGAGAATTTGTTGTTTGTACTGTAAAGAATGTGACGGATTTCGGAGCCTATGTCGAGCTTGAGGAGTTCGGAGGGAGAGAAGGTTTTATCCATATCTCCGAAATAAAAGCAGGCTGGGTCAAGTACGTCAGGGACTACGTAAGGGAAGGGCAGAAGATAGTCTGCAAGGTTCTTAACGTGGACCCTTCCCGCGGCCACATCGACCTTTCATTGAAAGATGTAAACGAGCACCAAAGGCGCGCTAAAATCCAGGAATGGAAAAATGAGCAAAAAGCCGCCAAGTGGCTCCAGTTCGTGGCTGAAGAGACAAATACCGATGAGGATACCCTGCAAGCTTTGCACGAAAAACTCGTAGAAGAGTTCGGAAGTGCATATTTAGCCTTTGAAGAAGCTGCCATCGAAGGAGAGAAAGCCTTCAAAGGAGTCAAAGTTAATAAGAAATATTTAAAGAGTATAATCAAGATAGCAGGGGAAAACATCAAACTGCCTTTTGTAGACATTGCAGGCTATGTGGATCTGACCTGTACCCTTCCAAACGGTGTAGAAGTTATAAAGCAAGCCCTGAGTGCTGCAAATTCTGTCGATGACGTTGATGGAAAAGACATAAGGCTCGAAATAAGTTACACAGGGGCTCCAAGATATCGAATCAAGGTAATTGCCCCGGATTACAAGAAAGCTGAATCAGTCCTTAAAAAATCTGCCCAGATAGCAGTCGATACCATTGCCAAACTTGGCGGACATGGGACTTTCAAGCGGCATATCGAATCGGCAAAGGCGTGATACCCTTTGGGACAAAAGATCCGCAAATGCAAAAATTGCGGCAGGTACACTTTAAGGGAAATTTGTCCGGTCTGTGGGGAAAAAGCTTTCTCCCCAAATCCGGCTCGCTTTTCTCCTCAGGACCCTTATGGCAGGTACCGTAGAATGGCAAAGAAAGGATAAGGAATTGTTATGCAACAAAGTACACTTGTCCGCCTGAAAGGAAACCTTGAACTTAAAAACCCAATCCTTGTAGTGGGACTTCCAGGAGTAGGACTCGTAGGTAAGCTAGTGGCAGAGCATCTGGTAGACGAACTTGGGGCTGAAAAAGTAATAGAAGTTTATTCTCCGCATTTTCCACCTCAGGTACTGGTCAATAAAGACTGTACAGTCCGTCCGGTAAGCAACACTATAT harbors:
- a CDS encoding RNA-protein complex protein Nop10; this translates as MGQKIRKCKNCGRYTLREICPVCGEKAFSPNPARFSPQDPYGRYRRMAKKG
- the priS gene encoding DNA primase catalytic subunit PriS, whose protein sequence is MDNRTARFLKTRFQNYYKNAKIGLPDHLPNREWAFIFFDNMPEKMMHRHKAFGSPGEVLDYLYGMAPAHVYNSTAYYEYPDARKMNEKNWLGAELIFDLDADHLPDAPRNYADMLELVKKETFKLMDFLLDDFGFSEKEIELVFSGGRGYHFHVRSPKVLKLGSAERREIVNYLSGRDLDFKYFFKEVPMDGEFGTGSKTFKGMKNVPMKCTLVGHDSGWGRRIALYLTDYMKNECEKRYKKDMFSELRRYEKVGDTTVKKLISLTNSENGLKDILEKGRLDFDVRNFKDIAAYFMRESVEDFLHRFGASVDEPVTADIKRLIRVPGSLHGGSGMLVKKLSLSELEKFDPLTDAVVFGERPVKITVLKPFSVQLKGKDLKVEEGIQEVPEYAAVYLICRGVAEYGHRRNQPGPV
- a CDS encoding 50S ribosomal protein L44e, with the protein product MKIPKKFRSYCPYCKTHQEMTVERVRKGQASSMTRIARQKNRQQGIGNSGKFSKVPGGDKPTKRIWLRYRCTVCKKAYQKPCFRAKKFEFKE
- a CDS encoding DNA replication complex subunit Gins51, which codes for MDIEEISQVLYKEEKQTIKTIPADFYLEAEKYVRKLEEEIEKIGNSRSPEFKMLQDEHERALSDLETIFMKRIGKVIIRATTQSNANKPISKDIEKLLPVEKRLYDLVLQGIKAAKIELLGPILYPGSENTAVWPEIMERQFSAGFKGGTEAKMRTPVIAARGETGAIPDKNNINEEYVVVRILKDLPTFTGADGRNYTVSAEEVVVLPQLNATGLIKRNAAKLIVGQEDSGKD
- a CDS encoding translation initiation factor IF-2 subunit alpha, translating into MGNDNWPEVGEFVVCTVKNVTDFGAYVELEEFGGREGFIHISEIKAGWVKYVRDYVREGQKIVCKVLNVDPSRGHIDLSLKDVNEHQRRAKIQEWKNEQKAAKWLQFVAEETNTDEDTLQALHEKLVEEFGSAYLAFEEAAIEGEKAFKGVKVNKKYLKSIIKIAGENIKLPFVDIAGYVDLTCTLPNGVEVIKQALSAANSVDDVDGKDIRLEISYTGAPRYRIKVIAPDYKKAESVLKKSAQIAVDTIAKLGGHGTFKRHIESAKA
- a CDS encoding 30S ribosomal protein S27e, which produces MVDYTQRPKSRFLRVKCNDCENEQIIFGSASRKITCVVCGRTLAEPTGGKSTITTHILEVLE